The Lynx canadensis isolate LIC74 chromosome D1, mLynCan4.pri.v2, whole genome shotgun sequence genome has a segment encoding these proteins:
- the LOC115526319 gene encoding olfactory receptor 10T2-like gives MGNHTTASTFLLWGFSSFPDLQGLLFVMIFFSHVTILAANVCIMVAIKLSHNLHTPMYFFLCGLSFSETCTTMAIIPRMLVDLLSDSKAISLPECATQMFFFFGLGANNCFIMAAMSYDRYTAIHSPLRYKVLMTHKICFQFMMASWMAGFLVSLCIVITVFNLSFCDSNIIEHYFCDISPVVCLACDYTAHHEMAIFVLSAFVLVGSFVFIMMSYVFIVSRVVKMPSAKGKYKAFSTCSSHLTVVCIHYGFAGFVYLRPKDRDSFREDMLMAVTYTVLTPLLNPIVYSLRNKDMQTALRKVLGKTNRFIP, from the coding sequence ATGGGCAATCATACCACAGCGAGCACATTCCTTCTGTGGGGGTTTTCCAGTTTCCCAGACTTGCAGGGTCTCCTCTTTGTGATGATTTTCTTCTCCCATGTGACCATCCTAGCTGCAAATGTGTGCATAATGGTGGCCATCAAGCTGAGTCACAACCTTCACACCcccatgtattttttcctctgtggCCTGTCCTTTTCAGAAACTTGTACCACTATGGCAATCATCCCCCGCATGCTAGTGGACTTGCTGTCAGATAGCAAGGCCATCTCTCTTCCTGAGTGTGCCACacagatgtttttcttctttggcttgGGAGCCAATAACTGCTTCATCATGGCTGCCATGTCTTACGACCGTTACACTGCCATTCACAGCCCACTGCGCTATAAGGTCTTGATGACCCATAAGATCTGCTTTCAGTTCATGATGGCCTCTTGGATGGCTGGGTTCCTGGTTTCTCTGTGCATCGTCATCACTGTATTCAACTTGTCTTTCTGCGACTCCAACATCATCGAGCACTACTTCTGTGACATCTCACCTGTGGTCTGCCTTGCCTGTGATTACACCGCCCATCACGAAATGGCCATTTTTGTGCTCTCTGCCTTCGTGTTGGTGGGCAGCTTTGTTTTCATTATGATGTCCTATGTCTTCATTGTGTCCAGAGTTGTGAAGATGCCTTCTGCCAAGGGGAAGTATAAGGCCTTCTCCACTTGCTCCTCCCACCTCACTGTGGTGTGCATACACTATGGATTTGCTGGCTTTGTCTACTTGAGGCCCAAGGACAGGGACTCATTCCGTGAAGACATGCTGATGGCGGTCACATACACAGTGCTGACACCTCTGCTTAACCCCATCGTTTACAGTCTCAGAAACAAAGACATGCAGACAGCCCTAAGGAAGGTATTAGGCAAGACAAATAGGTTCATCCCTTAG